The window tTTCTCCTTTTCGTGTCATAATAATAAGGTAGGTAAGTGTCCAACTCTCAATCAGGAGCTACTGCTTCAAGAATTCAGGAATTAGGCGTTGTAAGTTCTGAGTTGAGAAAGTGAACGTTAAAATATGTATATCTACCTCTATCTGTTATTATTTTCTGCACAAATTTATAAATTTTGACTCCAAAACCTCTATATTCTTCCGAATCTGCCAACTCGCTTTTGGATCCACCAATACTTGCTTTACAAGCAAAACATTTGCTCTTCTGTAAGTCATCCGCTAAATTAAGTCTGTGATCtcccaatttatctatttaagtgAGTGAAGgagaaagaagaataaaaagtTGATGTTTTAGATAATGAGAAGAAATTTGTCAAAAGTTCACATTGTGTTCAAGACCTAGTGTTTTAGTAATTATCTTGCAAGAAGGTACCTGAAgcagaaaatgaaaataacagAGAATATAGTGCAAACTATTGTAAGTACATTAGAGGTGCAAAATGCAAAAAACTTAAATGAGAAACATGAACAAGGACATATCGAAGATGTTTTTGTTTAATGCATTTTTCTGCATTGAACAGGCCAATCTGCAGGACAGTATCTGATGCTGTTGAGGTTCTTGATGCCATCGTTGGTTTCGATCAAGATGACTCGCCTGCAACGAAACAGGCTTCCACTTACATTCCTCGTGATGGGTACCGGCAATTTCTCAAGGCTGATGGGCTCAGAGGTAAGAGATTGGGAATTACAAAGGACCTTTTTATCTCAGATGATATCAAAGCTTACCAAAACCATTTTAACACCTTAAGGTAACCTTTCTATTCTCACTAGCATATCCATAGTTTAGTACTGTTACTGAATATCCTAATAGCAATGCACTTTTTTCTGGGCTAAATTGAAGGCAAAAAGGAGCAGTGTTAGTTGACAACCTGGAAATACCTAACATCAACTTGGTCTACACTGCTATGTTTGATGCTCAAGACATAGCACTGACCGCCGAATTCAAGATGGACCTAAATGCATACCTTAAAAAGTTAGTCCACTCTCGAGTCCGATCATTGGCGGATGTTATTGCCTTCAACAAGATTTCAGCTTCGGTAAGTACCGTCAATCAATTAACACCTCAGTATTAAACAATGTTGAGGTTAGTTATACGAATCCTTGTAACTATTCTGTTATACTTGGGCCAAATGCATTTAAATGCTGTTCATAGATCAAGGCATTTctacaagaggttgtttccacggctcgaacccgtgacctcctggtcacatgacaataGCTTTACCAggtacgccaaggctccccttcatgtTGTTCATAGATTATTGGTCTTTTAAAACTAGGCGTTTTCCTTTTAAATTCCTCACTATTCCTACAGTGGAGTTCAAGTCGCTAAGCAAACTAAAAGACTCATAGTAAACACTAGACTTGAGATAAGTGCAACAACCTCAACTAAGGTTTAATCCAACTATTCCAACATCGCCTATATGAGTCCCTTGTTCTTAGCTAACTTTACATCTTTTTATAGGAGATTTTTGGTCGTTTAAGAGAACTTTTATGATTTTGGTTACTCCTATCAAACCATCTTACATGGCCTTCTCTCTATTGTGCACTCTCTTAGATGTAATCATTTCTAGTCTTATTTAATCTTATATGACCGTGTATTCATCTTAATATTGTATCCCTACCACATTCATTATGTGGATATGTTGGGCCTTAAGAGGCCCAAGCTAGCTGCTCTCACCAAGTCACCATCTTTCCATATTGGCTAACGCTGATTTTGTTTTGTGAATGATATGCAAAATACTCGCATTAAGTTTCAAGAAAAACTTAGCACTAATAGACTCCTATAGATTCAACAGGTTAACCCATTGGTACTCTTATTTTGGATGTTGAACCTAACATAATTCTATTCTTTCTTACTCTACATAATGTATGCAAATATCTACTCAAAAACATTATCGCCTGCCCACCCTGTAAAAAGGCAAAAAATCCACATATGACTTAACATGTTAGTCACACGAGTCGTGATTGAAGCTCTCCGAACTAAGAGATATGTCATCCTTTGTAATCAATTGTTAAAGGAACTTTAACTTTCATTAGTTAATCAAAATTATTTACTAGGTATCATCACTAGAAGTAGAATGGAGATCTATCGTGTTTTCATTCTCTTTCGTTCTTTTTTGGTGTTAATGTAGGAAAACGTCAAAAAATTTGGTCAAGACACAATGTTGGAAGCTGAGAAGACAAATGGAATAGGGAAATTGGAAAGGGAGGCACTGAAGAACATAACAAAAGCATGCAAATATGGGTTTGAGAAGATGATGAAAGATAATAAATTAGATGCTTTGATGTCACCTGGTGCAGGCATTGCTGGTCTTCTCGCAATTGGAGGTTATCCTGGGATCAATGTACCTGCTGGTTATGATAAAAATGGAGTTCCATTTGGGATTTCCTTTGGAGGACTAAAGGGTTCTGAACCTACACTCATTGAGATTGCATATGGCTTTGAACAAGCAACTCATATCAGGAAGCCCCCTCCTCCACATCCTCGCTAGGAATTACATATTCAATTTCAATCTAAAATGTATCCACGTCTCAAGTAATATTATCTACATCTATCTGCAGTTTTACCAAGCATGCAAGAGCTATTTTACAATAGAAATCACATGCTTTTGTGGAATCTCTTAACTATCATCCTATAGCAAAAGAAATAATCAAAAGAGGTAGCGACATTGTCCCACATCCCCACCCTCTCAATCGCGGATTCTAACACAAGGATAACTGCAGAACTGAAAAAGTTACTGCTCTGTAACAGAGTCGGGATGTATATGTACTTTCCAAATGTCGCTTTTTCTCCTGTCTTGGTtgtatttcttcttttcttggtTGTTATTGCTATGTGCTTTAGGATTGTGTCACTGTGTGAACAAGGAATGACTCGTGGCAAGGGTTGTCATCTGCTTCCTTTTGTGGCTCTACTCCAATTCTACAATATTTCCCGAGACCCCATTTGTGGGATCATAATGAGTATGGTGCTGTTGTTGTCCAATTTTACAATATTTGAAAATCTTTGTCTACCTTGCCTCTGTTATCTCTGTTAGTGATGTGAATGATCAATTCTAGACAAAGAACAATTTTATTCGCCTtgctgcaacaacaacaacatacccagtattatcccacaccgtggggtctggggagggtagtgtgtacacagactttacccctaccttgtgaggatagagaggttgtttccaatagaccctcggctcaggataGTATAAGTACTACATTAATGAAATACAATATAATGTGAAACACAGTAAATCAGTTAATCTTTGCCATAACTTGTATGAACATAGGGTGTTATATTGGTGCATGGCCCAGTCGCTGAGTTTGTTTGCATCCATGACTGAATGGTTAAAGCGCCCAACTCATATTTGGCGAATTCATAGGTTCATTCCTACTTCGAAATTTGCTATGAATCAATGGAATCTCATCATCCATACATAACGAATTGATGTGGTATATTCATATCATAGTGAACAGTAAGAACTAGCATTCTTATCGAAACTTTAACTCGTGGGGAAGAAAATCGATTTAAAGATGGAATCACAAAACAGTTACCACCAATTAGATAATGTGCAAAACAGCTGCTCCACTATTAGGAAATGTCTCTCATTTTTTCAGCAGCTCATCTTCTCAACTATAAAGCATCTTCCTGATGCTCTTGGAGTTAGCAACTTCTCACAATTTCTTATTGTATTAAATGGTATGCTGTACGCCTAGATATTCTAGTTTTGAGTTTTGACCTCTACCATGGCTTGACAGTTAGTTGCCAAACACAGAGATATTCTGCTTATTGATCTCATTTCCCTTTAATATAGTCTTTCTGCTTGATCTTGGGTTGACTCTTTTACAAGGACATGAATTCAGATTTTTGCTTTCCTTTTTAGTAATCAGCACACATCAGACATAAATCAGAACACCTTAGTAAAAGTCATGTTTTATTCGTATGAATATTTTTCAGATTCGAAACAGATTTCATGTACACAATTCAGCAATGAGAAAAAGGAAGTAGTCAGTGAGTTATTCATTCAAGGCTCACAGCTGGGAGGAATGCAAATATCCCAACTTTCTGATTTTGATCGATGAAAAGCTTCATTTTTCAGCTTGGTAATTGTTAGACTTCATCATATTGCTGATGTAAAGGCCAATTCCAAGAACCAAAAGAGCAATCAGAGTCATGTTCATCACTTTCCTTGGCATCTTCAGCTTCTCAGCTAAAGCAACTCCAGTTCCCATCTTTGCATCATTTTCATGTTTAGTGTCATAACTTGGTTTGTTTTCATCTTCAACATTTTTACTTTTCTCAGCAGGAGTTTTCTCTGGGAGATCTTTAGCTTCTGTTGTTTGTTCATTCGTTTCAGGACTCGTGATCTTTGGTTCTTCTTTTTCTGGTTCTTTTGCCGCGGCATTATCAGTATTAGCCTGCTTAGGCAATTCTTGGCTTTTCGGTTGTTCATCGTCTTTCTTTTGAGCCTGTTGTTCATGATCTGCTGGTTTCTTGGGCTGTTGAGTATCAGGGGTTGGCAATTCTTGGCTTTTCACTTGTTCTTCGTCTTTCTTATGAACCTGTTGTGCATGATCTGCTGGTTTCTTGGGCTGTTGAGTATCAGGGGTTGGCAATTCTTTATCCTTTTTCTCTGCTGAAGTTATCAGTTTTGGTTGTTTAACATAAAGAATGCAATTTTCAAACTTTGCACTGATTTTGTTTTTGTCACAATTTTCTGAAATAGGGAAGTCCTTCTGGAAACGAAGCCAATTGTTCTGTCCAACTGGCCTTTGTCCACTGATCTTCAGAATTCCTGATTTGGTCAGTTGAACCCTCACTTGTTCCTTCTTGAAACCTACAAAAGTTCAATGTTTTGGTAACAGACTATCAAACAATGTGACAAAGGCCATAAAATAACCTACACTGAAATGTGACATTTTCATCCAAAGTATTTCAGCTGGAACAGCCTGGTCGACCCAATAATGATATTGAAGGTGGACATTTtctagagaaaaaaaaaaggtgtcTTGCTACTACGAAAAGCACAACACAAGCACCCTGTTTCCATTCATTTTatctaagaaaaaaaattaaatatagacCACGACCCCTAAGTatcataaaaaattgaaaaactttttttttcctgGTCCGGTCAATAAAGTCATGAAActcttcatttttttattttttatgttccCATGAAAATAATGACATTGTTCCCAGGAACATAAAGTATCTGCATTCTTATTTTTTcgaaatattatataaaaaaggTTGTAtaattttcatttctttgttcaGAATCTAATATTAGAGAGTACACTCATTTCTTAAAGTCAGGGTTAATTTCACTGATGGTCATCCAACTTATCATTTATTTCACAAAAGTCACTTAACTATTTTTCATCACTTAAAAGTCACTCAACTTTACATTTGTAATTTAAAAGTCATTCTAGTTCAAAACCTACAAAATATCCAATAAAAAATATGACATGGCAttacatttaattaaaaaatctaaCAATAATGTCACATAAGCTTAAATAGACCATATCTAAGTTAAACTCATTTCTTCTTCGGCCCGATTTGACCTATAACCAAAATGAGttttaatattttgacaattagaaggaaaagaagagaacAATTATTTTGTGCTAAAAATATCTTACTTAATTTGTTATGTAATAATCCTAATACCACCACCTataatttcattaaaaatatgaataaaactAGAACATAACCAATTTTTGCATCCTTCATatcattttataatttttcatgaagttaaaatACTACCATATCAATCTCACATAATAATTAAATGTACCATTAACAGACAAGAACAACAAGCTAATAAGAACCTATTTTCACAAATTACTATTCCATTAAAGTCAAAATATTGCTTATTAAGCAATactaaaagacaaaaatattgctCAGTAAGAAAC is drawn from Nicotiana tabacum cultivar K326 chromosome 9, ASM71507v2, whole genome shotgun sequence and contains these coding sequences:
- the LOC107805655 gene encoding putative amidase At4g34880 isoform X1: MSVLAILFICLCMILSNFNGNITEAKTFSFKEITVNDIQIAFKQNRLSSRQLVEYYLRQIQRANPVLKGIIEVNPDALYLADKADQERKAKTPKSLSRLHGIPVLVKDNIATKDKLNTTAGSLALLGSIVPKDAGVVKKLRKVGAIILGKATMTEWAAFRSGELPNGWNGRLGQALNPYVASADPSGSSTGSATSVAANMAAVALGTETAGSILSPSSVNSVVGIKPTVGLTSRAGVVPISHRQDTVGPICRTVSDAVEVLDAIVGFDQDDSPATKQASTYIPRDGYRQFLKADGLRGKRLGITKDLFISDDIKAYQNHFNTLRQKGAVLVDNLEIPNINLVYTAMFDAQDIALTAEFKMDLNAYLKKLVHSRVRSLADVIAFNKISASENVKKFGQDTMLEAEKTNGIGKLEREALKNITKACKYGFEKMMKDNKLDALMSPGAGIAGLLAIGGYPGINVPAGYDKNGVPFGISFGGLKGSEPTLIEIAYGFEQATHIRKPPPPHPR
- the LOC107805658 gene encoding uncharacterized protein LOC107805658 is translated as MDPKGAAPAVPTRVYEDFVPTTELVQEQDSDTLLLNLTGFKKEQVRVQLTKSGILKISGQRPVGQNNWLRFQKDFPISENCDKNKISAKFENCILYVKQPKLITSAEKKDKELPTPDTQQPKKPADHAQQVHKKDEEQVKSQELPTPDTQQPKKPADHEQQAQKKDDEQPKSQELPKQANTDNAAAKEPEKEEPKITSPETNEQTTEAKDLPEKTPAEKSKNVEDENKPSYDTKHENDAKMGTGVALAEKLKMPRKVMNMTLIALLVLGIGLYISNMMKSNNYQAEK